The genomic region ACGGCGAGCTTCTCGATCGCCGAGCGCTCCTCGGACACACGTCTCTCGATGAACCGCCGTTCGAACTCGGTCAGCTCGGTCTTGAGCAACCGCTGATAGCGGCTGATGTTGCTGCGGTGGCCGCGCAACAAGGCCAGCTCTTCATCAAGCATCATCGCAATCCCCGTTGAGCTGTCGTTGCCTAGGCTGCGAGGCCGGTTCGTTCGACGGATCGCGTGCGGACCGGCTTGCCGCCCGGAGGGCCCTTCGGATGGTGGTCGAGGCTCGCGAGCGCTTCCAGAATTTCGTCGATGGTGACGGCTTTGTCCGAGCCGGGCAGCTCCCGCAATGTCGGGCTCGAGGCGACACTGGCTGCGTCCGAAGCCCAGGACGCGAGGATCGCGCGCTTCTCGCCGATCGACAAAGTTGGATCGGCTATGACGTCGCGGGGATGATCATAGACGGAGCCAGGGTGCAATATCGCGTTCAGATCGATGATGTTGTCGGCATGATCGAGCATGAGAGGTCCTCCTCCTTTCTCTAAAACCTCTGACTTGCATTCGGGTACGCGATCGAAGGCCATGGCCGATCCCGCCCGACGATCGGGCGGGATCACCGGGTCTCCGACAGACCGAATTCAGGCGGCTTTGCCCTCGAGTTGATGCACGTTGCCGGACGGCGCGGCATTGATGGCAATCCGCCGCGGCTTCATGGCTTCAGGGATTTCTCGGACCAGTTCGATCTTGAGCAAGCCGTTCTCGAACGAGGCGCTGTGCACCTGAACATACTCGGCCAGGTTAAACTGCCGCTTGAACGGTCGCGCGGAAATGCCCCGGTAGAGATACTCGCGTTCGGTTCTGTCCGGCTTGTTTCCCTCGACGGTCACCGCATTCTGCTCGGCCGTCACCGCGACCTCGTTGGGTGAGAAACCCGCAATCGCAAGCGAAATCTGGTAGCGATCCTCGCCGAGACGTTCGATGTTGTAGGGAGGATAGTTGTCCTCGCCGGCACGCTGTGCCGTTTCAACGAGGTCGAAAAGGCGGTCGAAGCCAACGGTCGAACGCCACAAGGGAGAGAAGTCGTAAGTGCGCATAGCCAGATCCTCCAAGGAGCAAAATGGATACGAACGACACCGGACACGACCGGTGCCCGTCTCAGCTTCCCGACCCTACAGGCGTCGGGAACACCACCTCTCGGCGGCAGCGGAAAAATAAAAAAAGCCCGTTTTGGTTTCAAGAGGGGGGCTCAAAATTTTTCGGAAACCCTGGCGCCTCCCGCTGACGTAGCTCGGATTACACGTTCGATCCGTGGATCGCTTCGATCACGGCATCGGTCACGTCCTTCGTCGTCGCCTTGCCGCCGACATCGGGCGTCAGCACGCCGGCCGCGCAGACGCGCTCCACCGCCGCCATCAACCGCACCGCCGCGTCCTTCTCGCCCAGATGCTCCAGCATCTGTGCGCCGGTCCAGAACGTCGCGACCGGGTTGGCGATGCCCTTGCCGGTGATGTCGAA from Bradyrhizobium lupini harbors:
- a CDS encoding Hsp20 family protein produces the protein MRTYDFSPLWRSTVGFDRLFDLVETAQRAGEDNYPPYNIERLGEDRYQISLAIAGFSPNEVAVTAEQNAVTVEGNKPDRTEREYLYRGISARPFKRQFNLAEYVQVHSASFENGLLKIELVREIPEAMKPRRIAINAAPSGNVHQLEGKAA